One window from the genome of Kluyveromyces marxianus DMKU3-1042 DNA, complete genome, chromosome 3 encodes:
- the PCK1 gene encoding phosphoenolpyruvate carboxykinase PCK1: MSPSKIHHSAEQNIRSELGLSEEVVTIRRNAPAALLYEDALKERATAISSAGALIAYSGDKTGRSPRDKRIVEEETSKDNIWWGPVNKPCSERTWEINRERAADYLRTRDHIYIVDAYAGWDPRYRIKVRVVCARAYHALFMTNMLIRPTQEELENFGEPDFTIWNAGQFPANTHTSGMTSKTTIEINFKQMEMVILGTEYAGEMKKGIFTVMFYLMPVNHNVLTLHSSANQGITEKDVTLFFGLSGTGKTTLSADPHRLLIGDDEHCWSDHGVFNIEGGCYAKCLGLSGEKEPEIFNAIRFGSVLENVIYDPNTREVDYDDSSITENTRCAYPIDYIPSAKIPCIAESHPKNIVLLTCDASGVLPPVSKLTPEQVMYHFISGYTSKMAGTEEGVTEPEATFSSCFGQPFLALHPMKYATMLAEKMAEHNANAWLINTGWTGSSYVSGGKRCPLKYTRAILDAIHDGSLANEEYETLPIFNLQVPKAVGDKVPPSLLNPSRNWVEGEAKYLSKVKTLAGLFVENFKTYQDKATSQVLAAGPQL, translated from the coding sequence ATGTCCCCAAGCAAAATTCACCACTCGGCCGAACAAAATATCAGAAGTGAATTAGGCCTTTCTGAGGAAGTTGTTACAATTAGACGTAATGCTCCAGCTGCTTTATTGTATGAAGATGCTTTGAAGGAAAGAGCCACTGCAATTTCCAGTGCTGGCGCTTTGATTGCTTACTCCGGTGACAAAACTGGTAGATCACCACGTGATAAGCGTatcgttgaagaagagacttCCAAAGATAACATTTGGTGGGGTCCAGTAAATAAACCATGTTCTGAGAGAACTTGGGAAATCAACAGAGAACGAGCCGCTGACTACTTGAGAACAAGAGATCATATTTACATTGTTGATGCTTACGCTGGTTGGGACCCTCGTTACAGAATTAAGGTCAGAGTCGTTTGTGCTAGAGCTTACCATGCATTGTTCATGACCAATATGTTGATTAGACCAACGCAAGAAGAGCTAGAAAACTTTGGAGAACCTGACTTCACAATTTGGAATGCTGGCCAATTCCCTGCTAACACACACACCTCCGGTATGACATCTAAGACTACCATTGAAATCAACTTCAAGCAAATGGAAATGGTTATTTTGGGTACCGAATATGCTGGTGAAATGAAGAAAGGTATCTTCACCGTTATGTTCTATTTGATGCCTGTCAACCATAACGTACTTACCTTACATTCCAGTGCTAACCAAGGTATCACTGAGAAAGATGTTACTTTGTTCTTCGGTTTGAGTGGTACTGGTAAGACTACCTTGTCTGCTGACCCACATAGACTGTTGATCGGTGATGATGAACACTGCTGGTCCGATCATGGTGTCTTCAACATCGAAGGTGGTTGCTACGCCAAATGTCTGGGTTTGTCAGGAGAAAAGGAACCTGAGATCTTTAACGCCATTAGGTTTGGTtctgttttggaaaatgtCATCTACGACCCAAACACCAGAGAAGTTGATTATGATGACTCCTCAATTACCGAAAACACAAGATGTGCTTACCCAATTGATTATATTCCAAGCGCTAAGATCCCATGTATAGCTGAAAGTCATCCAAAGAACATTGTTCTTTTGACATGTGATGCATCTGGTGTTCTACCACCAGTGTCTAAGTTGACACCAGAGCAAGTCATGTACCACTTTATCTCTGGTTATACTTCTAAGATGGCGGGAACCGAAGAAGGTGTCACTGAGCCAGAAGCAACCTTCTCGTCTTGTTTCGGTCAACCATTCTTGGCATTACACCCAATGAAGTACGCTACCATGTTGGCTGAGAAAATGGCCGAACATAATGCAAATGCTTGGTTGATCAACACTGGTTGGACTGGTTCTTCTTATGTTTCTGGTGGTAAACGTTGTCCGCTAAAATACACAAGAGCCATCTTGGATGCAATTCACGATGGATCTTTGGCTAATGAAGAATACGAGACTCTACCTATCTTCAACTTGCAAGTTCCAAAGGCTGTTGGCGATAAGGTTCCTCCTTCTCTACTAAACCCAAGCAGAAACTGGGTTGAAGGTGAAGCCAAGTATTTGTCAAAGGTTAAGACATTGGCCGGTTTGTTCGTAGAGAACTTTAAGACTTACCAGGATAAGGCTACCTCCCAGGTTTTGGCTGCTGGTCCTCAACTATGA
- the RRD1 gene encoding peptidylprolyl isomerase RRD1 yields MDFNYTEAVFSAPEKRIFDSQGTLDFQKSLAMLRIQYYLQKYITLCRGIQVTDFAPTDENEFTTFIGGLLSRLSDLVDETPPEKVHSRFGNLSYRDWQTKFDTQLDGWIHELIPEKYHRSIIEMRYYIANAFGSKERIDYGTGHELSFLAVIMCLDMLGVASMRGVQILHCFNKYYDLVQKLILTYRLEPAGSHGVWGLDDHFHFSYIIGSTQLLGRRTSLTPRDISNVKLMERDSDKNLFCKSITFINRVKTGPFCNHSPLLYNISRSVHTWQKMQQGLIKMYKAEVLNKFPVVQHFWFGTAFFPWTHYDSKTSLPVYQPNEQDEVSGSTNLSSNLPFNSPPNSTNVTTKMPPPLSTNTARFLHKR; encoded by the coding sequence ATGGACTTTAATTATACGGAAGCAGTCTTCTCTGCACCAGAGAAGCGAATCTTTGATAGCCAAGGAACTCTTGATTTCCAGAAGTCTCTGGCTATGCTAAGGATCCAGTATTATTTGCAGAAATACATCACACTCTGTAGAGGAATTCAAGTTACTGATTTTGCTCCAACAGACGAAAATGAATTCACCACCTTTATAGGTGGACTTTTATCAAGGCTGTCAGATTTAGTTGACGAAACACCCCCTGAGAAAGTACACAGTAGATTTGGCAATCTTTCTTACAGAGATTGGCAGACAAAGTTTGATACACAGCTTGATGGTTGGATCCATGAACTCATACCAGAAAAGTATCACAGAAGTATCATTGAGATGAGATACTATATCGCTAACGCATTCGGTTCTAAAGAAAGGATTGATTATGGTACTGGTCATGAATTATCATTCTTGGCTGTGATAATGTGCCTTGACATGTTAGGTGTGGCAAGTATGCGGGGTGTGCAAATTCTACATTGCTTTAACAAATATTATGATCTGGTTCAGAAATTAATTTTAACTTACAGGTTAGAACCAGCTGGATCCCATGGCGTATGGGGACTAGACGatcatttccatttttcttATATTATAGGATCTACTCAACTTCTAGGTCGACGCACCTCTCTAACTCCTAGAGATATTTCAAATGTCAAACTTATGGAGCGTGACAGTGACAAGAATCTTTTTTGCAAATCGATAACATTTATCAATAGAGTGAAAACGGGACCTTTCTGCAACCACTCTCCGCTTCTTTATAATATATCGAGAAGTGTCCATACATGGCAAAAGATGCAACAAGGTTTAATCAAAATGTACAAAGCAGAAGTTCTTAATAAATTTCCTGTTGTTCAACACTTCTGGTTTGGTACAGCATTCTTCCCTTGGACTCATTACGATAGTAAAACATCTCTACCCGTATACCAACCAAATGAGCAAGATGAAGTGAGCGGAAGTACAAATCTGAGTTCAAATTTACCCTTTAACTCTCCACCGAATTCTACGAATGTAACAACGAAAATGCCCCCACCCCTAAGTACAAACACGGCAAGATTTTTACATAAACGCTAA
- the IMP21 gene encoding Imp21p — protein MDEPGRGILNKKQLNDVEGVSAPPLFPSIKIEEPEQRGRSRSKNRDPGATSNRSLSNRSLSRSLSRVSIKEQAHLKWTILNRDPSERLHKHYKNNKNDISKEEEDDDDEDDEQELSDEEQVSDVDNEIEIDEHLEYDLGSKVLPNFVTSITKVLDTMKPWLAKNAESKKTADKRDIKMEEIQNGIYRALYFMSKSTENQNDDLKDETSEQSVCKSEESQKPNHTFVLYLDQMDESFGEKIYTLIYTFGSVLNNGDTLYIINQCDDDKNDMLTQLNRICDHVEYLFESTNGVGTLDNVDVVICSMYHPYPKQLLTEMAFSLQATTIIVPLQTVLSSLQNFITSVPMLVVRKKLKRSKRRGITD, from the coding sequence ATGGATGAACCGGGTAGAGGTatattgaacaagaagcagCTGAATGATGTCGAAGGGGTATCAGCACCTCCCCTGTTTCCTAGTATCAAAATCGAAGAGCCAGAGCAAAGAGGAAGATCTAGGAGCAAAAATAGAGATCCAGGGGCTACTTCGAATAGGAGTCTTTCTAATCGATCCTTGTCTCGTTCTCTTAGTAGAGTGAGTATCAAAGAACAAGCACATTTAAAGTGGACTATTTTAAACAGAGATCCTTCCGAAAGACTTCATAAACAttataaaaacaataagaATGATATCTctaaggaagaagaagatgatgatgacgaagatgacgaaCAGGAGCTAAGTGATGAGGAACAAGTAAGTGATGTAGACAACGAAATTGAAATCGATGAGCACCTAGAATACGACTTGGGAAGTAAAGTGCTACCAAATTTTGTCACATCGATAACTAAGGTTTTGGATACCATGAAACCCTGGCTCGCAAAGAATGCAGAAAGTAAAAAGACAGCAGATAAGAGAGATATCAAGATGGAAGAGATTCAAAACGGAATATACCGAGCTTTATACTTTATGAGCAAATCGACCGAGAACCAAAATGATGATCTTAAAGATGAAACTTCAGAACAAAGTGTTTGTAAAAGTGAAGAATCACAGAAGCCTAATCACACCTTCGTACTATACTTAGACCAAATGGATGAATCTTTTGGCGAAAAAATATACACTCTAATATACACATTTGGAAGTGTGCTCAACAATGGAGACACActatatatcatcaatcaatgtgatgatgataagAACGATATGTTAACGCAGTTAAATCGGATCTGCGACCATGTGGAGTATTTGTTCGAATCAACCAATGGTGTTGGAACTTTGGATAATGTCGACGTTGTCATATGTTCAATGTATCACCCATACCCAAAGCAATTACTTACAGAGATGGCATTTTCTCTTCAGGCAACCACTATCATAGTGCCGCTACAGACAGTGTTAAGTTCACTACAAAACTTCATTACCTCTGTACCCATGCTTGTGGTCCGTAAAAAGCTAAAAAGATCCAAGCGTAGAGGAATTACTGACTGA
- the GUT2 gene encoding glycerol-3-phosphate dehydrogenase: MYTIRRSRKLLLGSVATVTAVWGANSLIKKSRDSDILYSDVSVSTIKKSSVDIPSRADLLSRLSKTDKFDVLIIGGGATGTGCALDAATRGLNVALVEMNDFASGTSSKSTKMAHGGVRYLEKAFWELSKAQLDLVIEALNERAHMLHTAPHLCKILPIMIPVYNYWQVPYFYVGTKMYDLFAGSQNLKSSYLLSPSRAAEVAPMLDASKLKAGLVYHDGSFNDSRMNSSLAVTAVERGATVLNYVQIKQLLKNKETGKVEGAVAVDRETGKEYQIKAKVVVNATGPYSDRLLQMDQSPTGLPDDSILQKINENATVSTKIAVPNPKMVVPSAGVHIILPSFYCPKEMGLLDAQTSDGRVMFFLPWQGKVLAGTTDIPMKQVPENPTATEADIQDILKELQHYITFPVKREDVLSAWAGIRPLVKDPRTAESGSGTTQQLVRSHFLFTSPSDLITISGGKWTTYREMAEETINEVVKVGKFNTTPCITKKLRLVGGENWNPNLSALLSQQYQLSSVMAEHLANNYGTRAPVICELFKQDPRNKLPVALAGKENVSVFGHVDYDSFRYPYTIGELKYTIKYEYARTALDFLMRRTRYAFLDAKQALNAVEGTVKVMGDELGWDSKRRQSEIQTATEYIKTFGV, encoded by the coding sequence ATGTATACCATTAGAAGATCCAGAAAGCTTTTGCTAGGATCTGTTGCAACGGTAACAGCAGTTTGGGGAGCCAATTCTCTAATTAaaaaatcacgtgattcAGACATCTTGTACAGCGATGTGTCTGTATCCACCATAAAGAAGTCTAGTGTAGACATACCATCAAGAGCGGATCTTTTGTCAAGACTATCCAAAACAGATAAGTTTGATGTCTTAATtattggtggtggtgctacTGGAACTGGATGCGCTTTGGATGCCGCGACAAGGGGACTAAACGTGGCATTGGTAGAAATGAACGATTTTGCATCTGGTACTTCTTCCAAGTCTACCAAGATGGCACATGGTGGTGTCAGATACTTGGAAAAAGCATTCTGGGAACTTTCTAAAGCTCAATTGGACCTTGTTATTGAAGCTTTAAACGAAAGAGCCCACATGCTACATACAGCACCACATCTTTGTAAAATATTACCAATAATGATTCCTGTTTACAACTACTGGCAAGTTCCTTACTTCTACGTTGGTACTAAAATGTATGACTTATTTGCTGGCTCAcaaaatttgaaatcatcATACTTACTTTCTCCTTCAAGAGCCGCCGAAGTTGCTCCAATGTTAGATGCATCCAAATTAAAGGCAGGACTTGTGTACCATGATGGTTCTTTCAATGATTCCAGAATGAACAGTAGTTTGGCTGTTACTGCGGTGGAGAGAGGTGCAACCGTTTTGAATTATGTCCAAATCAAGcaacttttgaagaacaaagaaacaggGAAAGTTGAAGGTGCTGTTGCGGTAGACCGTGAAACTGGAAAAGAGTACCAAATAAAGGCCAAAGTGGTTGTGAATGCTACGGGTCCCTACAGCGATCGCTTGTTGCAAATGGACCAATCTCCTACAGGTTTACCAGATGATTCCATTTTGCAAAAGATCAATGAAAATGCTACTGTTTCAACAAAGATTGCTGTGCCAAATCCTAAAATGGTCGTTCCAAGTGCCGGTGTTCATATAATTTTACCATCGTTTTATTGTCCAAAAGAAATGGGTTTGTTAGATGCACAAACATCTGATGGAAGAGTTATGTTCTTTTTGCCATGGCAAGGCAAAGTTTTGGCTGGTACCACTGATATTCCTATGAAACAAGTTCCAGAGAACCCAACCGCTACTGAAGCTGATATTCAGgatatattgaaagaattaCAACATTATATTACTTTCCCAGTTAAGAGAGAAGATGTCTTAAGCGCCTGGGCTGGAATTAGACCATTGGTTAAGGACCCAAGAACAGCAGAATCAGGATCTGGAACAACTCAACAGTTGGTGAGATCCCATTTCTTATTCACGTCCCCTTCTGATCTAATTACTATATCTGGGGGGAAATGGACCACTTACCGAGAAATGGCAGAGGAGACTATCAATGAGGTAGTTAAAGTGGGGAAATTCAATACCACACCATGTATTACTAAAAAGTTAAGATTGGTGGGTGGTGAAAACTGGAATCCAAACTTGTCTGCTTTGCTCTCTCAACAATATCAACTTTCAAGCGTAATGGCAGAGCATTTAGCAAATAACTATGGAACTCGGGCACCAGTGATTTgtgaacttttcaaacaGGATCCTCGAAACAAACTTCCTGTTGCCTTGGCTGGAAAAGAAAACGTCTCTGTCTTCGGCCATGTTGATTATGATTCTTTCAGATATCCATACACAATCGGGGAGTTGAAATACACCATCAAGTATGAGTATGCAAGAACTGCTCTCGACTTCTTAATGAGAAGAACAAGATATGCTTTCCTAGATGCCAAGCAAGCTCTAAACGCTGTAGAGGGAACTGTGAAAGTTATGGGTGATGAGTTGGGATGGGATTCCAAGAGAAGGCAATCGGAAATTCAGACCGCTACGGAATACATAAAGACCTTTGGCGTTTGA
- the UBP7 gene encoding ubiquitin-specific protease UBP7: MSRLYTPEYSNELLDFVQDVFAEDVKHYYAKLRLEKLIELLEQGESLFESYREYLSQGKYEDCLTAFTIGSFYVYLIIPGSVQFNARNKSYAIYSDLKKLYQDELNMSNVLTMVLHKVDAVLNQNLEILTSHQLDHARKRAFSVEDPIIRHQLEEFHLQDNDSDSTNNHKSFASTEWKAPRLDPNDRLQLAVSSSKTSEASSLKSLPLEEKIDKTDEISAILSSTSVETTGAANIGLGTYNQNDNATRNIPRHYSLPVTYVNGHLTKDDDDSTIDQPVGHNLDGSIIRTNFSNHSVYLSGELEEDSNEKISYLSRLRQDHTIDSETLFDILDDPERREHLLLIDLRLPKRFESNHIVAPHILNIDPHVLYNSETSTSLKSFEELRKLVSNPLLNSIDKFKQIVYYTDTKSFMHLTFNYELLLFQLLLSKTVTHFPACLQGGYEQWKSFLHKKVAADPSFDRYQYLYKKGSSCHTEHSKEESQPSSIPVSTVPSRSPSKALDLQSSEAPPPIPKTAPPPLPDKLSVFSKDANVIYNRPAAPLPPDTHPPFLKSSAAKELRLNQRKDVNKHYHHTHTPFSIPTIEKNPNEFVSLSITGLRNMGNTCYINSMLQCLFACSQFRDLFLSSKYHRYLNPRYNNISISKWFNILFRKMYLNGGCSVVPNGFLRACHMLRPDFNIPSDQQDTQEFLLFLLDTLHDELSEPTKVANDYPNLLLHDDKSLLVDGKEYDKWFDESLKNNGLSPIDDIFQGQIENSLSCQRCGYTSYNYSTFYVLSLAIPTLPPSKAFSRTKRVIRLEDCINLYTQDEILKDENAWDCPKCGSQASSSHPNSNDDNVDKQKKRNFLVVNGEHKSRSKFFKLSSSRSKTRSLSPFKSGSSKGEKIISKSKKMTTVKSLNFITMPNILVIHLSRFFYDLTKKNETMINYPLILDVVLKNNKVARYRLYGIVNHFGNLVSGHYTSLVNKHLSHEIRGGKQKWYYFDDEVVKKEDNHGDFDKGITSISSGDVYVLFYERIPDM, encoded by the coding sequence ATGTCACGACTGTATACTCCGGAGTATTCGAACGAGCTTCTAGATTTTGTACAAGATGTCTTTGCTGAAGATGTGAAGCATTATTATGCAAAACTTAGGTTAGAGAAACTtattgaattgttggaacaAGGGGAGTCTTTATTCGAATCTTATCGAGAGTATTTATCCCAAGGAAAATATGAAGATTGTTTAACAGCATTTACTATTGGGTCATTTTACGTTTACTTAATCATACCTGGATCTGTCCAGTTCAACGCTAGGAACAAATCGTATGCAATCTACTCTGACTTAAAAAAGTTGTATCAAGATGAATTAAATATGTCTAATGTTCTAACGATGGTCCTCCACAAAGTTGATGCTGTGTTAAACCAAAACCTTGAAATCCTTACCAGTCATCAGTTAGATCACGCTAGAAAGCGCGCATTCTCTGTTGAGGATCCAATTATTAGACATCAGCTAGAAGAATTTCACCTACAGGATAATGACTCAGATTCCACAAATAATCATAAGTCTTTTGCGTCAACGGAATGGAAAGCACCCAGGCTTGATCCAAATGATAGGCTTCAACTAGCCGTTAGCAGTTCCAAGACAAGTGAAGCTTCGTCTTTGAAATCTTTACCGttagaagaaaagatcGACAAAACGGACGAAATTTCGGCAATATTATCTTCAACATCAGTGGAAACAACTGGCGCGGCTAATATCGGATTGGGGACTTATAATCAAAATGATAACGCGACAAGAAATATTCCACGTCATTACAGTTTGCCTGTCACGTATGTCAATGGACATCTGACAAAGGATGATGACGACTCCACTATCGACCAGCCTGTTGGTCATAACTTAGATGGATCGATAATTAGAACGAACTTTTCAAATCATTCTGTATATCTAAGTGGGGAACTAGAAGAGGACTCTAATGAAAAGATCTCATACCTCTCACGATTAAGGCAAGATCATACAATTGATTCTGAAACACTTTTCGATATTCTAGATGATCCAGAAAGAAGGGAACATTTACTTTTGATAGATCTAAGGTTACCAAAAAGATTCGAATCCAATCACATTGTTGCACCTCATATATTAAACATTGATCCTCACGTATTATACAATTCAGAGACAAGCACTTCGTTGAAATCTTTTGAGGAACTAAGAAAATTGGTTTCTAATCCTCTTTTGAACAGTATTGATAAATTCAAGCAAATTGTTTATTACACAGACACTAAAAGCTTTATGCATCTCACTTTTAATTACGAACTTTTATTATTCCAACTTCTACTAAGCAAAACAGTCACACACTTTCCAGCATGTCTTCAGGGAGGCTATGAACAATGGAAATCATTCCTTCACAAAAAAGTTGCTGCTGACCCCAGTTTTGACAGATACCAATATCTATACAAGAAGGGTAGTTCATGCCACACAGAACACAGCAAGGAAGAATCTCAACCAAGCTCTATTCCCGTATCTACTGTTCCTTCACGCAGCCCTTCGAAAGCCTTGGATCTACAATCTTCTGAGGCTCCACCCCCCATTCCAAAAACTGCACCTCCTCCACTTCCAGACAAGCTATCTGTATTTTCGAAAGATGCGAATGTTATTTATAACAGACCTGCTGCTCCGCTACCGCCCGATACTCACCCACCATTTCTAAAATCATCTGCTGCCAAGGAACTTCGATTGAACCAACGCAAAGATGTTAATAAGCATTATCATCATACCCATACGCCTTTCTCAATTCCTacaattgaaaagaatcCTAATGAGTTTGTCTCTTTATCTATAACAGGACTTCGGAATATGGGAAATACATGTTATATTAACTCAATGCTTCAATGTCTTTTTGCTTGCTCGCAATTTCGAGATCTTTTCTTGAGTTCCAAATATCATAGATATCTTAACCCAAGATACAATAATATTAGCATTTCTAAGTGGTTCAACATACTTTTTAGGAAAATGTATTTGAATGGAGGTTGCTCAGTTGTCCCAAATGGGTTTTTGAGAGCTTGCCATATGTTGAGGCCGGATTTCAATATACCAAGCGATCAACAAGATACGCAGGAAtttttgctctttttgTTAGACACTCTGCATGATGAGCTTAGCGAACCAACAAAGGTAGCTAATGATTACCccaatcttcttctacacGATGATAAATCATTATTAGTCGATGGCAAAGAATATGACAAATGGTTTGATGAGAgtttaaaaaataatggtTTATCACCAATTGATGATATCTTTCAAGGTCAAATAGAAAATTCTCTAAGTTGTCAAAGATGTGGATATACTTCCTATAACTACTCCACATTTTATGTCCTATCATTAGCAATTCCAACTCTGCCACCGTCTAAGGCATTTTCAAGGACGAAAAGGGTTATACGTCTAGAGGATTGCATTAATTTGTACACTCAAGATgaaattttgaaggatGAGAATGCCTGGGACTGTCCGAAATGTGGAAGTCAAGCCAGCTCATCGCACCCTAACAGTAACGATGATAATGTtgataaacaaaaaaagaggaacTTTTTGGTAGTTAATGGTGAGCATAAATCGCGTTCAAAGTTTTTCAAACTCTCTTCATCAAGATCCAAAACAAGGTCTCTTTCTCCCTTCAAAAGTGGATCTTCAAAAGGAGAGAAAATAATTTcaaagtcaaaaaaaatgacaaCTGTCAAGAGTTTAAATTTCATCACAATGCCAAATATACTGGTGATTCACCTTTCTCGGTTCTTTTATGACTTAacgaagaaaaatgaaacaatGATAAATTATCCATTGATTTTAGATGTTGTTCTTAAGAACAATAAAGTAGCCAGGTATCGATTATATGGAATTGTTAATCATTTTGGAAACTTAGTAAGTGGACACTATACCTCTCTTGTTAATAAGCACCTCTCTCATGAAATCAGAGGAGGAAAACAGAAATGGTACtattttgatgatgaagttgTTAAAAAAGAGGACAATCATGGTGATTTCGACAAAGGAATTACCAGTATATCAAGTGGTGACGTTTATGTGCTATTCTATGAGAGAATTCCCGATATGTGA
- the SNZ3 gene encoding pyridoxal 5'-phosphate synthase subunit PdxS, whose translation MSDFKLKAGLAQMLKGGVIMDVVTAEQAIIAEKAGACAVMALEQIPADMRKSGKVCRMSDPKMIKDIMNSVSIPVMAKVRIGHSVEAQILQQLEVDYIDESEVLTPADWSEHIDKNSFKVPFVCGAKDLGEALRRIQEGAAMIRTKGEAGTGDVSEAVKHIKKIRGEIKELQESLGDDEQFIEQKAKEFRVSTDLLKKVLEDGKLPVVNFAAGGVASPADAALLMQLGCEGVFVGSGIFKSNNPEKLARAIVEATTHYNDTEVLLKVSSDLGDLMGGLTIESLEKNNNSKRLANIGW comes from the coding sequence ATGTCAGATTTCAAACTAAAAGCTGGTTTGGCACAAATGTTGAAGGGCGGTGTCATTATGGATGTGGTGACAGCTGAACAGGCAATCATTGCAGAGAAAGCAGGTGCTTGTGCTGTGATGGCTTTGGAGCAAATTCCTGCTGATATGCGTAAATCTGGTAAAGTTTGTCGTATGTCAGATCCAAAGATGATCAAAGACATCATGAATAGTGTCAGTATTCCGGTAATGGCTAAAGTGCGTATCGGTCACTCTGTTGAAGCCCAAATTCTCCAACAATTAGAGGTTGATTATATTGATGAGAGTGAAGTGCTAACACCTGCCGATTGGTCAGAGCATATAGATAAAAACAGTTTCAAGGTACCATTTGTCTGTGGTGCTAAGGACCTCGGTGAAGCTctaagaagaattcaagaagGTGCAGCAATGATACGTACTAAAGGCGAAGCTGGTACTGGAGATGTTTCCGAAGCCGTGAAACATATTAAGAAGATAAGAGGtgaaatcaaagaattgCAAGAATCCTTGGGTGACGACGAACAGTTCATTGAGCAAAAAGCTAAGGAGTTTAGAGTATCTACCGATTTATTAAAGAAAGTATTAGAAGATGGCAAATTACCTGTCGTTAACTTCGCTGCTGGTGGAGTTGCGTCTCCAGCAGATGCTGCACTCTTGATGCAATTGGGCTGTGAGGGTGTATTTGTCGGATCTGGTATTTTCAAGTCGAATAATCCGGAAAAGTTAGCACGTGCCATTGTGGAAGCAACTACTCATTATAACGACACTGAAGTGCTATTGAAGGTTTCCAGTGATTTAGGAGACCTAATGGGAGGCTTGACAATTGAAtcattggaaaagaacaatAATTCGAAAAGATTGGCTAATATTGGCTGGTAA
- the SNO3 gene encoding pyridoxal 5'-phosphate synthase subunit PdxT: MKCVGVLALQGAYAEHFKIIQQCVEVYKYDIEITTVKNESELARCDALIIPGGESTSISLISQRTGIFQALVNFVNDPSKSVWGTCAGLIFLAKNVKNTPELVTTLDVLNVKVVRNAFGRQAQSFIKSCDFSSFIPNCTDFSAVFIRAPIIESILNLESENEDNNIRVLYKLDNGSIVAVSQGNRILATSFHPELAEGDIRFHNWFLTEYVL, translated from the coding sequence ATGAAGTGTGTTGGTGTTTTAGCTTTACAAGGTGCATATGCAGAACACTTTAAAATAATACAGCAATGTGTCGAGGTTTACAAATATGATATAGAAATTACGACAGTGAAGAATGAGTCAGAACTTGCTAGATGCGATGCACTCATTATACCTGGTGGGGAATCGACTTCTATTTCATTAATTTCCCAACGCACTGGCATATTCCAGGCGCTAGTGAATTTTGTTAATGATCCAAGTAAAAGTGTGTGGGGAACATGCGCAGGCCTCATATTTCTGGCGAAAAATGTAAAGAATACGCCGGAATTAGTAACTACCCTGGATGTATTAAACGTGAAGGTCGTTAGAAACGCATTTGGAAGACAAGCACAGTCCTTTATTAAAAGCTGCGACTTTTCGTCTTTTATTCCTAATTGTACAGATTTTAGTGCGGTTTTTATCAGAGCTCCTATTATTGAAAGCATTTTAAACTTAGAAAGTGAGAATGAAGATAACAATATCAGAGTTTTATATAAGCTGGATAATGGATCAATTGTAGCAGTATCTCAAGGAAATAGAATTCTAGCTACTTCTTTCCATCCAGAATTAGCAGAAGGTGATATAAGATTTCATAATTGGTTTTTAACTGAGTATGTATTATAA